The Moraxella nasicaprae sequence GTTGCGTGCTTTTTTTGATTACCAAGCCACAAAATGCTCTTTGATGTGCGACTTAGGCAGGGTATCTAGGGTGTACCGCCATTTTGGCTGTTTATCTTTATCAATCAATAAAGCTCGCACCCCTTCATAAAACTCGCCATAATGACAGCAACGCACCGCCACCACCAACTCCATTGCCAACGCCTCATCAAAAGTCATGGGCTTGTCATGGAAAATCTCCCAAGCCAATGCTGCCGAAGTGGGACTACCTGCCTGATAATTTTGGATTGCCTGAGCAAGATAAGCATTGTTTTGGTACTTTTCCAAGCCAATCAAGCTGGAAAATTCTTGCAAACTTGATGCAGCCATCAACTCATCAATCAACTGTTTTTGCTCCCAAGCCCAGCCCTCGCCCAGCACACGCTCATCATGCAAAGTTGTCAAAATCCTACTGACCGTATGATGATTGGGATTTTCTTGCCAATTTGCCTGTTGTAGAGCGATGATGAGCTTATCATAATCATCACTTGCCATGGCAAAATCCGCCACACCAAGTTTAAGAGCATCTGCACCATTAAACCTTGCCCCTGTCAGACCAAAAAACAATCCCATCTTGTCAGGCATTTTTTTCAAAAAATAAGACGCTCCTGCATCAGGAAATAGCCCAATACCAATCTCAGGCATTGCCATCATGGTGCTTTGGGTAACAAT is a genomic window containing:
- a CDS encoding enoyl-CoA hydratase/isomerase family protein; amino-acid sequence: MSIKQGYITLNHGKKIGVITLDNPKSLNAQNLEMVKQSSQLLQQWATDDDLLAIIIRGEGEKSFCAGGDIRSLYHAYDPAIFPNPTALEFFRHEYGLCQQIGHYAKPIIVWASGIVMGGGMGLATPASHRIVTQSTMMAMPEIGIGLFPDAGASYFLKKMPDKMGLFFGLTGARFNGADALKLGVADFAMASDDYDKLIIALQQANWQENPNHHTVSRILTTLHDERVLGEGWAWEQKQLIDELMAASSLQEFSSLIGLEKYQNNAYLAQAIQNYQAGSPTSAALAWEIFHDKPMTFDEALAMELVVAVRCCHYGEFYEGVRALLIDKDKQPKWRYTLDTLPKSHIKEHFVAW